From a single Pyxicephalus adspersus chromosome 11, UCB_Pads_2.0, whole genome shotgun sequence genomic region:
- the NPPA gene encoding natriuretic peptides A yields the protein MGTSFVGYLTFVLLLLALTKVQGGPVYNSPLSSDLSDLKGLLERLEDRLPVEDAEAPAQDLFAPNYDSSDSSNAAPSWTGEAARTGADMTYNRGSWVQQEKSSPLRNKLRELLNAPRSMRRSSDCFGSRIDRIGAQSGMGCGRRF from the exons ATGGGCACTTCATTCGTTGGGTATTTGACATTTGTTCTGCTGCTCCTGGCATTGACCAAAGTCCAAGGAGGTCCGGTGTACAACTCCCCCCTGTCTTCAGACTTGTCAGATTTAAAG GGTCTCTTGGAACGTTTAGAAGACAGACTCCCGGTAGAAGATGCCGAAGCTCCAGCTCAAGATTTATTCGCTCCAAATTATGATTCTTCTGACTCTTCAAACGCAGCACCATCCTGGACTGGTGAAGCAGCCCGGACCGGGGCAGACATGACATACAACAGAGGATCCTGGGTACAGCAAGAGAAGTCGTCGCCATTAAGGAACAAGCTGAGAGAACTGCTGAACGCTCCCCGCAGCATGAGGAGATCATCCGACTGCTTCGGGTCGCGAATCGACAGAATTGGAGCTCAAAGTGGCATGGGGTGCGGCCGCAGG ttCTAA
- the NPPB gene encoding natriuretic peptides B — MEWKAYLLCISLVLVSLHLQSSRTLPITDQDTASDLDSFKSLLGRLEEKLQELEGSPEAMEGPIQRPIDSGAPLQDSTVTNGNPFPLTNDILKGLRSLQNTKMMRGSNCFGRRIDRIDSVSGMGCNGSRRISPGKK; from the exons ATGGAGTGGAAGGCTTACCTCCTCTGCATCTCTCTTGTTCTGGTCTCTCTCCACCTACAATCCTCCAGAACTCTTCCCATCACAGATCAGGACACAGCCAGCGACTTGGACTCCTTTAAG AGCTTACTGGGAAGACTGGAAGAGAAGCTGCAGGAACTGGAAGGAAGCCCTGAAGCAATGGAGGGTCCAATACAACGACCGATTGATAGTGGAGCCCCCCTGCAGGATTCTACCGTCACCAATGGCAACCCCTTCCCCCTCACCAACGACATCCTGAAAGGGTTACGGTCACTGCAGAACACAAAGATGATGAGAGGATCCAATTGTTTCGGGAGAAGAATCGACCGAATCGACTCTGTGAGCGGGATGGGCTGCAATG GATCCCGAAGGATTTCACCTGGCAAAAAATAG